In one Chthoniobacterales bacterium genomic region, the following are encoded:
- a CDS encoding YebC/PmpR family DNA-binding transcriptional regulator — protein sequence MGRQWLHAKREVAGLKKGQATGKLVKEISVAAKMGGPDPAGNARLFAACEKARRASVSKDVIERAINKGAGIGGEKMAMDHIVFEGYAPHKVPVIVEVLTDNNNRTAPEIRTLFNKKGQLGAPASNKFLFEHVGLVEAHRADAVDLEEAAIEAGANEVEPLAHAQNDDIPADATGARFITERTETGAVSKWLAANGWTVVTCELGYVAKQFPALTEEQAAEAGDFLHALDEHDDVHRVWAAIK from the coding sequence GGAAATTGGTCAAAGAAATCTCCGTCGCCGCCAAGATGGGCGGACCTGATCCGGCCGGCAACGCACGGCTCTTCGCCGCCTGTGAAAAAGCCCGTCGCGCCAGCGTCAGCAAGGACGTCATCGAGCGCGCCATCAACAAGGGCGCCGGCATCGGCGGCGAAAAGATGGCGATGGACCACATCGTTTTCGAGGGTTACGCGCCGCACAAGGTGCCCGTGATCGTCGAGGTGCTCACCGACAACAACAACCGCACCGCTCCCGAGATTCGCACCCTCTTCAACAAGAAGGGCCAGCTCGGCGCGCCCGCCAGCAACAAGTTTCTCTTCGAGCACGTTGGCCTCGTGGAAGCCCACCGCGCCGACGCCGTCGATCTCGAGGAAGCCGCCATCGAGGCCGGCGCGAACGAGGTCGAGCCGCTCGCCCACGCGCAGAACGACGACATCCCGGCCGACGCCACCGGCGCGCGTTTCATCACGGAGCGCACGGAAACGGGCGCGGTCTCGAAATGGCTCGCCGCGAACGGATGGACCGTCGTCACCTGCGAACTCGGCTACGTCGCGAAGCAATTCCCCGCGCTCACCGAGGAGCAGGCCGCCGAGGCCGGCGACTTCCTCCACGCGCTCGACGAGCACGACGACGTCCACCGCGTCTGGGCCGCCATCAAGTGA